In Neorhizobium galegae, the following proteins share a genomic window:
- the exoR gene encoding exopolysaccharide production regulator ExoR, with protein MPKSDFRSMRVLLLGASLASILAGSAAAFDIKSGVTKESGPFDLFKFGFKAYKNGQKEDAVEAYRYAAEKGHTGSRWALANMYAYGDGVAKDDFEAFKIYNEIAAQGVEPGSEDTGFFVNALLSLANYYRRGIPGSPIKPDLSQARQLYFQAASTFGVAEAQFQLARMILAGEGGTANIQQAKKWLNQARKSGHPGAMSVFGNVLFQEGQTVRGLAFMTAALDKCTAKECVWMQQLQEQAFSVVGEEDRRGAVALSQEFARGVE; from the coding sequence ATGCCGAAGTCTGATTTTCGATCCATGAGAGTATTGCTTCTTGGAGCGTCGCTCGCCTCGATTTTGGCGGGATCGGCTGCGGCCTTCGATATCAAGTCGGGCGTGACGAAGGAGTCCGGCCCATTCGATCTCTTCAAGTTCGGCTTCAAGGCCTATAAGAACGGCCAGAAGGAAGATGCGGTCGAGGCCTACCGTTATGCCGCCGAGAAAGGCCATACCGGTTCGCGCTGGGCGCTTGCCAATATGTACGCCTATGGCGACGGCGTCGCGAAGGACGATTTCGAGGCCTTCAAGATCTATAACGAGATCGCGGCGCAGGGCGTCGAGCCCGGTTCGGAAGATACAGGCTTCTTCGTCAACGCGCTTCTGTCGCTGGCCAACTATTATCGCCGCGGCATTCCCGGCAGCCCGATCAAGCCGGATCTTTCACAGGCACGGCAACTTTATTTCCAGGCGGCATCCACATTCGGCGTGGCGGAAGCCCAGTTCCAGCTCGCCCGGATGATTCTCGCAGGCGAGGGCGGTACCGCCAACATCCAGCAGGCGAAGAAATGGCTGAACCAGGCCCGCAAGAGCGGCCATCCGGGCGCCATGTCGGTTTTCGGCAATGTCCTCTTCCAGGAAGGCCAGACGGTGCGGGGGCTCGCCTTCATGACGGCGGCGCTCGACAAGTGCACCGCCAAGGAATGTGTCTGGATGCAGCAATTGCAGGAGCAGGCATTTTCGGTCGTCGGCGAAGAGGATCGCCGCGGCGCGGTCGCCCTGTCTCAGGAGTTCGCCCGAGGCGTCGAATAA
- the xth gene encoding exodeoxyribonuclease III, producing MKIATWNINGVKARIDSLRQWLTDSSPDIVCLQEIKSVDETFPRLEIEALGYHVETHGQKGFNGVALLSKTKPDEVMRGLPGGEGPDGQTDEQSRYIEGVFSVPGGAIRVASIYLPNGNPADDPVKYPYKLAWMERLRLHAQNCLLLEEPLILAGDYNVIPEPHDCFDPAAWATDALFLPQTRAAFRRLENLGLIDAVRATTDATKLYSFWDYQAGAWQKNNGIRIDHLLLSAEAADRLKSTAIEKHVRAWEKPSDHVPVIGMFDFG from the coding sequence ATGAAGATCGCCACCTGGAACATCAACGGCGTCAAGGCGCGGATCGACAGCCTGCGCCAGTGGCTGACCGATTCCTCTCCGGATATCGTCTGCCTGCAGGAAATCAAGTCCGTCGACGAAACCTTCCCGCGGCTGGAGATCGAGGCGCTCGGCTATCACGTCGAGACCCACGGCCAGAAGGGATTCAACGGCGTCGCGCTGCTGTCGAAGACCAAGCCCGACGAGGTGATGCGCGGCCTGCCGGGTGGTGAAGGCCCGGACGGACAGACGGACGAGCAGTCGCGTTACATCGAGGGTGTCTTTTCGGTGCCGGGCGGCGCGATCCGCGTTGCCTCCATCTACCTGCCGAACGGCAACCCGGCCGACGATCCGGTCAAATACCCCTACAAGCTGGCCTGGATGGAGCGACTGCGCCTGCACGCGCAGAACTGCCTTCTCCTCGAAGAGCCGCTGATCCTTGCCGGTGACTACAACGTCATTCCCGAGCCACATGACTGTTTCGACCCGGCCGCTTGGGCGACGGACGCGCTGTTCCTGCCGCAGACCCGCGCCGCTTTCCGGCGCCTGGAAAACCTCGGCCTTATCGACGCGGTACGCGCCACGACAGACGCGACCAAGCTCTATTCCTTCTGGGACTATCAGGCCGGCGCCTGGCAGAAGAACAACGGCATCCGCATCGACCATCTCCTGCTCTCGGCGGAAGCCGCCGACAGGCTGAAATCCACCGCGATCGAGAAACATGTCCGGGCCTGGGAAAAGCCTTCGGACCATGTGCCCGTCATCGGCATGTTCGATTTCGGCTGA